The Polaribacter tangerinus genome has a segment encoding these proteins:
- a CDS encoding helix-turn-helix domain-containing protein — protein MKPQKEHWLKKSYQKATLETKLLVVDQILNGQISTNFASKKYDVPRTTITYWLRKYSTLVQQNNGMSKDKEIKKLKGKIEELEFQKDFQQDIIADMELITGVDMSKKSLPKTLAKEIELKKKNRLKECGSMDVLGYLNKPSTKDSKPNKNNK, from the coding sequence ATGAAACCACAAAAAGAACACTGGCTAAAAAAAAGCTACCAAAAAGCAACATTAGAGACCAAACTTTTAGTCGTTGACCAAATCTTAAACGGTCAGATATCTACAAACTTTGCCTCTAAAAAGTATGATGTTCCCAGAACAACCATTACCTATTGGTTGAGAAAATACAGTACCTTAGTACAACAAAACAACGGTATGAGTAAAGACAAGGAAATTAAAAAACTTAAGGGAAAGATTGAAGAACTAGAGTTTCAAAAAGACTTTCAGCAAGATATCATTGCTGATATGGAACTTATTACAGGAGTCGATATGTCAAAAAAGTCGTTGCCCAAAACATTAGCAAAAGAGATAGAACTAAAAAAGAAAAACCGTTTAAAAGAATGTGGTTCTATGGATGTTTTGGGATATCTAAACAAGCCTTCTACAAAAGACTCAAAGCCCAACAAAAACAACAAATAG